A genomic segment from Nicotiana tabacum cultivar K326 chromosome 7, ASM71507v2, whole genome shotgun sequence encodes:
- the LOC107785878 gene encoding uncharacterized protein LOC107785878 encodes MARSISAIFFFLLLVSMATATAPGSSLTAAPGGPVITPPGIANHPSHSHCSDDEIKQCKNLPHVCPKFCPNGCITECRSCKPICIDGPTPPPYTPPSPTTSPKKVKCKNKSYPKCYNQQHTCPTTCPGTCQVDCVSCKPVCSSDTPGAVCQDPRFVGADGITFYFHGKKDKDFCLVSDSNLHINAHFIGKRNENMKRDFTWVQSIGILYGTHKISVGALKTATWDNANDRLFLNIDDETIVLPDNEGARWESKTGPIASITRTSNTNEVVIEVENIFKITAKVVPITEKESKVHNYGITQDDCFAHLELGFKFLSLSDGVSGVLGQTYRRNYVSRVKMGALMPVMGGDKDFAASGLFEADCSVAKFQAENSWNEDLLNLELPSLRCNSGIYGRGVVCKR; translated from the exons atggctcgatcaatatctgccattttcttcttcttattgctCGTATCAATGGCTACGGCCACAGCCCCTGGAAGTTCTTTAACTGCTGCCCCCGGTGGCCCGGTAATTACTCCACCTGGGATTGCTAACCATCCCAGCCATTCTCATTGCTCTGATGATGAAATCAAGCAATGCAAAAATCTACCTCATGTTTGTCCCAAATTCTGTCCTAATGGCTGCATAACTGAGTGTCGTTCTTGCAAACCTATTTGCATTGATGGCCCAACCCCACCTCCCTACACCCCTCCGAGTCCAACTACATCTCCAAAGAAGGTTAAGTGCAAGAACAAGAGTTACCCAAAATGTTATAATCAACAACATACATGCCCTACCACTTGCCCTGGCACTTGTCAAGTTGATTGTGTCTCTTGCAAACCTGTTTGCA GTTCTGACACTCCAGGAGCAGTTTGCCAAGATCCACGTTTCGTTGGAGCAGATGGGATTACCTTCTATTTCCATGGCAAGAAGGACAAAGATTTTTGCCTGGTCTCAGACTCTAACCTCCACATCAACGCCCATTTCATAGGAAAAAGAAATGAGAACATGAAAAGAGACTTTACATGGGTTCAATCCATTGGTATCCTTTATGGTACTCACAAGATTTCTGTTGGAGCACTTAAGACAGCAACATGGGATAATGCCAATGATCGTCTCTTCCTCAACATTGACGATGAAACTATTGTTCTTCCCGACAACGAAGGCGCAAG GTGGGAGTCAAAAACTGGACCAATAGCCTCGATTACTCGAACAAGCAACACCAACGAAGTTGTGATCGAAGTTGAAAACATATTCAAGATTACAGCCAAGGTGGTGCCAATTACAGAGAAAGAATCCAAAGTTCATAACTATGGCATAACACAAGACGATTGCTTTGCTCATCTTGAGCTTGGATTCAAGTTTTTATCACTTAGTGATGGAGTGAGTGGTGTTTTGGGCCAGACTTATAGAAGGAACTACGTGAGCAGAGTTAAGATGGGTGCTTTGATGCCTGTAATGGGAGGTGACAAAGACTTTGCAGCTTCAGGACTTTTTGAGGCTGATTGCTCTGTAGCTAAGTTTCAAGCAGAAAATTCTTGGAATGaggatttgttgaatttggagcTGCCTAGCTTGAGGTGCAACAGTGGAATTTATGGACGTGGAGTTGTGTGCAAGCGCTAG